The segment CGCCCTCTATCAAGCCGGCGAATTCGACCTCGCCGGCACGATCGTTGGCGTGGTGGAGAAATCCAGCGTGCTCGCGGGAGAGAGTATTGCCGCGGGCGATGTGTTGATTGGCGTTGCCTCCAGCGGCCTGCATACCAATGGTTACTCGCTGGCGCGCAAGATCATCGCCACGCACGCGGAGCTTGCCGCGGAGGTGCATCGCGCAGAATTGGGCGACACGGTCGGCGCCGTGCTGCTGCGGCCGCACCGCAGCTACCGCAAACTCATCGCCGGCCTGCGCCAGCGCGAGGGCGTTCACGGGTTCGCCCACGTCACCGGTGGCGGCATTGTGGGCAACACCAAACGGCTGCTGCGGCCGCCGCTCGGCCTCGCGGTGGATTGGCAGGCGTGGGAATGGCCGCCGATCTTTCAATTGCTGCAGCAATACGGCGGCGTCACCACCGAGGAAATGCAACAGGTCTTCAATCTGGGCATCGGTTTGGTGGTCATCGTGCGGCCGGAAACCATGGCGGCGGTGCAGGAGTTTTTGCATGCCGCCGGTGATCACAACTGGATCATTGGTGAAGTCACACCGGCGTCTTGACACCGCAAGCAGGGCGCCGCGGGTGGTTGACATTCCAGGTAATTTTTGAACCTGCTTTGGAGCGGCACTTGGCACAGGTTGGCGTGATTGGCGCTGGCAGTTGGGGCACGGCACTGGCAAAGCGCTTGTGTGAGAATAGTCACGCGGTGCGCCTGTGGTGCCGCCGGCCCGCATTGGCGCAGCAAATCAATGCGCAGCACTGCAATCAAGCCTATTTGCCCGGATTGCCGCTGCCCGAAAGCCTGCAGGCAACTGCTGATCTGGCGGCCGCAGTTGCCGGCACCGAGGTGGCGCTGATCGCCACGCCCTCGCACACGCTACGCGAGGTGGTGCCGCGGCTACCGGCGCTGTCACCGGATACCATCGTGGTCAGCGCCGTCAAGGGCCTGGAGCCGCAAACCGATTTGCGCATGAGCCAGGTGATTGCCGCCAGCCTGCCGCAGCCGCACGCCATCGTTGCGCTTTCGGGGCCGAGCCTGGCCGAAGAAGTGGCGCGCGACATTCCCACGGCAGTGGTCGCGGCCGGTGAGAGTCTCGAGGCGGCGCGCGAGGTGCAGGCGCTGCTGATGGGGCCGTATTTCCGTGTTTACACGCATCGCGACATCGTCGGCGTGGAATTGGGCGGCGCGCTGAAGAACATCATTGCGCTGGCGGCCGGCATCGGCGACGGCGCGGGCTTCGGCGACAACACCAAGGCCGCGCTCATCACCCGCGGTTTGGTGGAGATG is part of the bacterium genome and harbors:
- the purM gene encoding phosphoribosylformylglycinamidine cyclo-ligase, whose translation is MNYKSAGVDLAASETAKRKIAELARRTHTPNVLHGPGLFGGFYQFPQHDYHVPVLVASTDGVGTKIKLACQLQNYRGLGWDIVNHCVNDLMVGGADPLFFLDYLAFGKLDPAVVTEVVSGIAEACREAGCALLGGETAEMPALYQAGEFDLAGTIVGVVEKSSVLAGESIAAGDVLIGVASSGLHTNGYSLARKIIATHAELAAEVHRAELGDTVGAVLLRPHRSYRKLIAGLRQREGVHGFAHVTGGGIVGNTKRLLRPPLGLAVDWQAWEWPPIFQLLQQYGGVTTEEMQQVFNLGIGLVVIVRPETMAAVQEFLHAAGDHNWIIGEVTPAS
- a CDS encoding NAD(P)H-dependent glycerol-3-phosphate dehydrogenase codes for the protein MAQVGVIGAGSWGTALAKRLCENSHAVRLWCRRPALAQQINAQHCNQAYLPGLPLPESLQATADLAAAVAGTEVALIATPSHTLREVVPRLPALSPDTIVVSAVKGLEPQTDLRMSQVIAASLPQPHAIVALSGPSLAEEVARDIPTAVVAAGESLEAAREVQALLMGPYFRVYTHRDIVGVELGGALKNIIALAAGIGDGAGFGDNTKAALITRGLVEMTRVGTYLGADPITFAGLSGMGDLVVTCMSKKSRNRSVGEAIGRGQKLKEVLASMNMVAEGVRTTQATHAFAQKHSIELPITRAVFEVLFEDKNPVQAVNDLMTREAKMEKFG